Proteins encoded by one window of Pelmatolapia mariae isolate MD_Pm_ZW linkage group LG14, Pm_UMD_F_2, whole genome shotgun sequence:
- the c1qtnf5 gene encoding complement C1q tumor necrosis factor-related protein 5 gives MTSLRLLSLFHSLLVLQVHLSNQLEDNKIPPSLCTGHPGIPGSPGVHGSPGQPGRDGRDGRDAAPGEKGEKGERGTPGETGVRGLTGDRGDPGEKGERGQPGECAVAPKSAFSVKLSQGQTSPLNVGDAVRFDTILINEQGDYNSETGRFTCKVPGVYYFAVHATVYRASLQFDLMKNGHAVASYFQFYGNWPKPASLSGGSLLHLIPGDQVWVQMALSEYNGFYSSTKTDSSFTGFLVYSDWKNSAVFA, from the exons ATGACCTCACTCAGACTCTTGTCCCTGTTCCACTCCCTCCTCGTCCTACAAGTCCATCTTTCCAACCAGTTAGAGGACAATAAGATCCCCCCCAGTCTGTGTACTGGCCACCCTGGTATCCCAGGCTCTCCTGGGGTTCATGGCAGTCCTGGTCAGCCAGGGAGAGACGGGAGGGATGGGAGGGATGCTGCTCCTGGGGAAAAGGGGGAGAAAGGGGAGAGAGGGACCCCAG gTGAGACAGGAGTGCGAGGCCTGACCGGAGACAGGGGTGACCCTGGAGAAAAGGGGGAAAGGGGACAGCCGGGCGAGTGTGCAGTGGCTCCTAAATCTGCCTTCAGTGTCAAACTCTCTCAGGGCCAAACCTCACCCCTGAATGTGGGTGACGCAGTCCGCTTTGACACCATCCTGATCAATGAACAGGGCGACTACAACTCAGAGACGGGACGCTTCACCTGCAAAGTCCCTGGAGTCTACTACTTTGCCGTCCACGCCACGGTGTACCGCGCCAGCCTGCAGTTTGACCTGATGAAGAACGGACACGCTGTGGCttcttattttcagttttatggCAACTGGCCCAAACCGGCATCTCTGTCAGGCGGCTCCCTGCTTCACCTCATCCCTGGTGATCAGGTGTGGGTGCAGATGGCTCTCTCAGAGTACAATGGATTTTACTCCAGCACCAAGACAGACAGCAGCTTCACCGGCTTCTTGGTGTACTCGGACTGGAAAAACTCTGCTGTGTTTGCCTGA